A single region of the Lotus japonicus ecotype B-129 chromosome 4, LjGifu_v1.2 genome encodes:
- the LOC130712051 gene encoding uncharacterized protein LOC130712051 isoform X2, with product MLLERLLKIRFRFKVEVFDGQDSAVFLLFDLEAELLAGFSCEKILNTIEIEKKVIHDGDYPYDIEERLAGKEMLFKVCNNSRVKHDRDDCFQILRICKVLSPFSELDITGEDGEISLNVTGEKSALAGSNAKDKGPHHLRKKLLIDFEPDEEDDAGLAGRDDGTFAKISPLSNMARDANGEGNMPDAIQSQTDAKGTVNSAVETGITSGVVHEPKTPMFGVELTTKNSKGLFAVKIEATADAGAVPHEGANCNSGLKSMPLFGEESIEAPLTMNSTKKNLKIEVSHVEVEEVLNKMVDDSHIIVISDDEDDVGA from the exons ATGCTATTGGAAAGGCTCCTAAAGATAAG GTTTCGATTTAAAGTGGAGGTTTTTGATGGGCAAGATAGTGCTGTCTTCTTGCTATTTGATCTTGAGGCAGAGCTTTTAGCTGGCTTTTCATGTGAAAAGATTCTGAACACTATTGAA ATTGAGAAGAAAGTCATTCATGATGGTGATTACCCATATGACATTGAAGAACGCCTAGCTGGCAAAGAAATGCTATTCAAAGTGTGCAACAATTCTAGGGTTAAGCATGACCGAGATGATTGCTTCCAAATTCTTAGGATAT GCAAAGTTCTCTCCCCCTTTAGTGAGCTGGACATAACTGGAGAGGATGGTGAGATTAGCCTTAATGTGACTGGTGAAAAAAGTGCATTGGCTGGTAGCAATGCAAAGGACAAAGGACCTCACCATTTACGCAAGAAGTTGCTGATAGACTTTGAAccagatgaagaagatgatgctgGACTTGCTGGTAGGGATGATGGTACTTTTGCAAAGATCAGTCCTCTCTCTAATATGGCCCGTGATGCTAATGGGGAAGGTAATATGCCAGATGCCATTCAATCTCAAACCGATGCTAAAGGCACTGTGAATTCTGCAGTAGAGACCGGCATAACTTCTGGTGTGGTTCATGAACCTAAAACACCTATGTTTGGAGTTGAATTGACTACCAAGAACAGCAAAGGTCTGTTTGCAGTTAAGATTGAGGCAACTGCTGATGCTGGCGCAGTCCCTCATGAGGGAGCTAATTGCAACTCTGGTCTGAAATCTATGCCATTGTTTGGAGAAGAAAGCATAGAGGCCCCCTTGACTATGAATTCTActaagaagaatctgaagattGAAGTTTCCCACGTTGAAGTTGAAGAAGTTCTGAACAAGATGGTTGATGATTCTCACATAATTGTCATatcagatgatgaggatgatgttgGTGCTTGA
- the LOC130712051 gene encoding uncharacterized protein LOC130712051 isoform X1, which translates to MLLERLLKIRFRFKVEVFDGQDSAVFLLFDLEAELLAGFSCEKILNTIEIEKKVIHDGDYPYDIEERLAGKEMLFKVCNNSRVKHDRDDCFQILRICTNLGKVLSPFSELDITGEDGEISLNVTGEKSALAGSNAKDKGPHHLRKKLLIDFEPDEEDDAGLAGRDDGTFAKISPLSNMARDANGEGNMPDAIQSQTDAKGTVNSAVETGITSGVVHEPKTPMFGVELTTKNSKGLFAVKIEATADAGAVPHEGANCNSGLKSMPLFGEESIEAPLTMNSTKKNLKIEVSHVEVEEVLNKMVDDSHIIVISDDEDDVGA; encoded by the exons ATGCTATTGGAAAGGCTCCTAAAGATAAG GTTTCGATTTAAAGTGGAGGTTTTTGATGGGCAAGATAGTGCTGTCTTCTTGCTATTTGATCTTGAGGCAGAGCTTTTAGCTGGCTTTTCATGTGAAAAGATTCTGAACACTATTGAA ATTGAGAAGAAAGTCATTCATGATGGTGATTACCCATATGACATTGAAGAACGCCTAGCTGGCAAAGAAATGCTATTCAAAGTGTGCAACAATTCTAGGGTTAAGCATGACCGAGATGATTGCTTCCAAATTCTTAGGATATGTACTAACCTTG GCAAAGTTCTCTCCCCCTTTAGTGAGCTGGACATAACTGGAGAGGATGGTGAGATTAGCCTTAATGTGACTGGTGAAAAAAGTGCATTGGCTGGTAGCAATGCAAAGGACAAAGGACCTCACCATTTACGCAAGAAGTTGCTGATAGACTTTGAAccagatgaagaagatgatgctgGACTTGCTGGTAGGGATGATGGTACTTTTGCAAAGATCAGTCCTCTCTCTAATATGGCCCGTGATGCTAATGGGGAAGGTAATATGCCAGATGCCATTCAATCTCAAACCGATGCTAAAGGCACTGTGAATTCTGCAGTAGAGACCGGCATAACTTCTGGTGTGGTTCATGAACCTAAAACACCTATGTTTGGAGTTGAATTGACTACCAAGAACAGCAAAGGTCTGTTTGCAGTTAAGATTGAGGCAACTGCTGATGCTGGCGCAGTCCCTCATGAGGGAGCTAATTGCAACTCTGGTCTGAAATCTATGCCATTGTTTGGAGAAGAAAGCATAGAGGCCCCCTTGACTATGAATTCTActaagaagaatctgaagattGAAGTTTCCCACGTTGAAGTTGAAGAAGTTCTGAACAAGATGGTTGATGATTCTCACATAATTGTCATatcagatgatgaggatgatgttgGTGCTTGA